Proteins encoded in a region of the Diabrotica undecimpunctata isolate CICGRU chromosome 10, icDiaUnde3, whole genome shotgun sequence genome:
- the LOC140451755 gene encoding dynein light chain 1, cytoplasmic-like, producing the protein MSEDCATQAIEKYNIEKDIAAYIKKEFDKKYNPTWHCIVGRNFGSYVTHETRHFIYFYLGQVAILLFKSG; encoded by the coding sequence ATGAGCGAAGACTGCGCTACCCAGGCGATAGAAAAATACAATATAGAAAAGGATATTGCCGCCTACATTAAAAAAGAATTCGACAAAAAATACAATCCAACATGGCATTGTATCGTCGGTAGAAATTTCGGATCATACGTGACCCACGAGACCCGACACTTCATCTACTTTTACCTAGGACAAGTGGCGATACTGTTGTTCAAGAGTGGTTAA